In Natronomonas halophila, one DNA window encodes the following:
- a CDS encoding nucleoside phosphorylase produces MTDSSDSDTSPLLEAKEFDESSVFTPEALLENARRQKSLPKQSVPDICILDPDGDIVRQLIATGEAREDEAWPGYHTDLYRFERNGEEFGIVGCAVGASFAVLVAEQLFAAGCRFLISVTSSGQIVPKDDPPYFVLIERALRDEGTSHHYRTTSRYATLSNELRASVEAACKTVSRSVYIGATWTTDAPFRETETAIERAKSEEILAVEMEAAALYTFAEVREVPVVCFAHVTNQMGQTEDDFEKGEADGSQDALEVIDAAATAWRSSD; encoded by the coding sequence ATGACAGACTCCTCCGATTCAGATACCTCCCCACTTCTCGAAGCAAAGGAATTCGACGAATCGTCCGTTTTTACGCCGGAAGCGTTGCTGGAGAATGCCCGACGGCAGAAGAGTCTCCCGAAACAATCGGTTCCTGATATATGTATTCTTGACCCTGATGGCGATATTGTGAGGCAGTTGATAGCCACCGGGGAGGCACGGGAGGATGAAGCGTGGCCCGGCTATCACACCGATCTCTACCGATTCGAACGAAACGGTGAGGAGTTCGGTATCGTTGGCTGTGCGGTGGGGGCGTCCTTCGCTGTTCTTGTTGCGGAGCAACTGTTCGCCGCGGGCTGTCGATTTCTCATTAGTGTAACCTCATCGGGGCAGATTGTGCCGAAGGACGACCCTCCCTACTTCGTTCTCATCGAGCGTGCGCTCCGCGACGAGGGAACGAGTCATCACTACCGTACGACCAGCCGCTATGCAACCCTCAGTAACGAACTTCGTGCTTCAGTCGAAGCGGCGTGCAAAACTGTGTCTCGATCCGTTTATATCGGGGCAACGTGGACGACGGACGCCCCGTTTCGGGAAACAGAGACTGCAATTGAACGTGCTAAGTCAGAAGAAATCCTCGCTGTAGAAATGGAGGCGGCTGCACTATACACGTTCGCGGAGGTTCGAGAGGTACCAGTCGTTTGCTTCGCGCATGTGACAAACCAGATGGGCCAGACTGAGGACGATTTTGAAAAAGGGGAAGCGGATGGGAGTCAAGATGCGTTAGAAGTGATTGACGCAGCTGCTACGGCTTGGCGATCTTCCGATTGA
- a CDS encoding DUF7521 family protein, with product MTAVFGYTPIQLAVLAFASASAVLGLYIGYLAYRGLRRHDSKQMLVLSVGMILLFGIAYGISIIGTLLLEFRLLALPTQDFFRLGVRVVQFIGLVCIAYSLYIGREARE from the coding sequence ATGACCGCTGTATTCGGATATACGCCGATTCAATTGGCTGTGTTGGCTTTCGCTTCAGCGTCTGCTGTGCTGGGGTTGTATATCGGGTATCTGGCCTACCGAGGGCTTCGACGCCACGACAGCAAGCAGATGCTAGTACTCTCGGTCGGAATGATTCTCCTGTTCGGCATTGCATATGGCATCTCAATTATTGGCACCTTATTGCTCGAATTTCGTCTCCTGGCACTTCCGACGCAGGACTTCTTCAGATTGGGAGTACGAGTCGTGCAGTTCATTGGACTCGTTTGTATCGCCTACTCCCTTTACATCGGGCGGGAAGCCCGAGAGTGA
- a CDS encoding ArsR/SmtB family transcription factor — translation MSSDPDFTTIVELLSDTHVRTILSATSVEPYSASELAERCDASDQTIYRRLERLEEAELVSDQIRARGDGHHDTVYTAKLEHVSITLHDGEFEFSLEQTQSDPVDELTDLWGKF, via the coding sequence GTGAGTAGCGACCCCGACTTCACGACCATTGTTGAACTGCTCAGCGATACGCATGTTCGAACGATTCTGTCGGCAACAAGTGTTGAACCATACTCGGCGTCAGAACTTGCTGAGCGATGTGATGCGTCTGATCAGACGATTTATCGGCGCTTAGAACGACTGGAGGAGGCCGAACTTGTCTCAGACCAGATTCGTGCTCGGGGTGATGGGCACCACGATACGGTGTATACCGCGAAACTTGAACACGTCTCGATTACGCTACATGATGGCGAATTCGAATTCAGCCTTGAGCAGACTCAGTCCGACCCGGTTGATGAACTGACAGACCTATGGGGGAAGTTCTAA